Part of the Halodesulfurarchaeum formicicum genome is shown below.
ACGACCGGCGTGTCCATCTCCCGCTCGATAAACGCTGCGGCCGCCTCCTCGTCCTCGCCACCGATCTCGCCGATCATCACCACGGCCTCGGTCTTCGGGTCCCGCTCGAAGGCTCCCAAAGCGTCCTGGAAGTCCATCCCGACGATGGGATCGCCACCGATTCCGACCGCGGTGGACTGCCCGAGTCCGGCACTCGTGAGGTTCTCGACGATCTGGTAGGTCAGCGTGCCGGATCGGGAGACCACGCCCACGGACCCGGGCTCGAAGACACTTCCCGGGAGAATGCCCAGTTTGGCGGCCCCTGGGGAGATGACACCTGGGCAGTTCGGCCCCAGGAGCGTCGTGTCGACCTCCTGGCTGCGTCGGTAGACCCGGGCCATGTCCTGGACCGGAACGCCCTCGGTGATGGCCACGACCAGATCGAGATCGGCGGCCAGGGCCTCGAACAATGCGTCACCCGCGAAGGCCGGTGGGACGAAGACGACTGACGCGTCGGCGTCGGTCTCCACGACGGCGGTTTCGACCCGGTCGTACACGGGGACGCCGGCGACGGTCTGGCCGCCTTTCCCTGGGACGGCCCCCGCGACGACGTTCGTCCCGTACTCCAGCATCGCCTCGGCGTGGAATTGCCCCTGTGAACCGGTGAGGCCCTGTACCACGACCCGCGTGTCCGCGTCGACGAGAATACTCATTGGGCACCTCCCTGGGAGAGTTCGACGGCCCGTTTCACGGCCCCTTCGAGGGTTTCGACGGTCTCGACTGCGTCGGTCAGGGCGTTTCGTCCCGCCTCCGCTTTGGTCCCCGCGAGTCGCACCACCACTGGATCGGGGAGGGTCTCGTACTGCTCTAGGGCCTGGTTGATCCCCGAAGCCACTTCGTCGCCCCGCGTGATGCCGCCGAAGATGTTGAGCAGGACGACCGAGACGTTCGGATCGTCGAAGACCACATCGAGGGCCGCAGCGACCCGATCGGCGTCGGCCCCGCCGCCGATGTCGAGGAAGTTCGCGGGCGACCCGCCGAAGTGATCGATGAGATCCAGCGTGGTCATGACCAGGCCGGCCCCGTTCCCGACGACCCCGACCGAGCCGTCGAGTCGCACGTACTCCAGGCCGGCGTCGGCGGCCCGTGTTTCGAGAGTTCCCTCCCGACGTTCGGCGTCGAAATCGGCGAGTTCCGGCTGTCTGAACAGAGCGTCGTCGTCCAGATTGAGGACGGCGTCGGCCGCGATGACGTCCCCGTCGGCGGTGACCATCAGCGGGTTGATCTCGGCGTCGGTGGCGTCCCGGCGCTCCCAGATCGCATAGAGGGTTTCGAGGACGCTCGCCACGTCGCCGGCGACCGAGCGGTCGATTCCGGCCCGGTACACGGCGTTTCTGGCCTGGTAGGGATGTAACCCGAAGGCCGGATCGACGTGTTCCCGGCCGATGGCTTCGGGGGTCTCCTGGGCGACGGTCTCGATGTCGACCCCGCCGCTGCCCGAGGCCATCACGACCGGCTGTTTCTCGCCCCGATCCATCGTGACCCCGAGATAGAGCTCCTGGGCGGCCTCGACGGCGTCCTCGATCAGGACGGTCTCGACCTGGTAGCCACCGATCTCCATGCCGAAGATCGACTCGGCGGCCGCCCGGAGTTCGGCGTCCGTGGCGACGATCTTGATGCCGCCCTGCTTGCCACGGCCCCCGACGGGGACCTGAGCCTTGATCGCGACCGGGTAGCCGAGTTCCCGGGCGACCGTGAGTGCCGCCGACTGATCCGTGGCTGGCTTCGAAACTGGCGTCTCGATGCCGGCCGCGGCGAAGACCTCCTTCGCCCGGTACTCGTGTAAGCGCATGCCAAATGAGGGGACTGGATCGGACATAAACCTTCCCGGGCGGGGACTTAACCGGGTCGCGGGCGTGGACTGGGGTATGCGAGCTGTTCGCTATCACGAATACGGCGACCC
Proteins encoded:
- the sucD gene encoding succinate--CoA ligase subunit alpha is translated as MSILVDADTRVVVQGLTGSQGQFHAEAMLEYGTNVVAGAVPGKGGQTVAGVPVYDRVETAVVETDADASVVFVPPAFAGDALFEALAADLDLVVAITEGVPVQDMARVYRRSQEVDTTLLGPNCPGVISPGAAKLGILPGSVFEPGSVGVVSRSGTLTYQIVENLTSAGLGQSTAVGIGGDPIVGMDFQDALGAFERDPKTEAVVMIGEIGGEDEEAAAAFIEREMDTPVVGFIAGRTAPEGTRMGHAGAIASGSGTGTAQHKIEALEAAGVPVGATPTEVAELVASHSPE
- the sucC gene encoding ADP-forming succinate--CoA ligase subunit beta, which translates into the protein MRLHEYRAKEVFAAAGIETPVSKPATDQSAALTVARELGYPVAIKAQVPVGGRGKQGGIKIVATDAELRAAAESIFGMEIGGYQVETVLIEDAVEAAQELYLGVTMDRGEKQPVVMASGSGGVDIETVAQETPEAIGREHVDPAFGLHPYQARNAVYRAGIDRSVAGDVASVLETLYAIWERRDATDAEINPLMVTADGDVIAADAVLNLDDDALFRQPELADFDAERREGTLETRAADAGLEYVRLDGSVGVVGNGAGLVMTTLDLIDHFGGSPANFLDIGGGADADRVAAALDVVFDDPNVSVVLLNIFGGITRGDEVASGINQALEQYETLPDPVVVRLAGTKAEAGRNALTDAVETVETLEGAVKRAVELSQGGAQ